A single window of Deltaproteobacteria bacterium DNA harbors:
- a CDS encoding cupin domain-containing protein, producing the protein MSLLARVFEIKDFERPADGAPVRSVVSENGASVSIVWHVKPGQEVAAHVHPAGQDVWTVIEGEAEYYLGSGETVAIRKGQVAVARPGEVHGAFNRGNTPFVFVSVVSPSAAGYVAAEK; encoded by the coding sequence ATGTCGTTGCTGGCGAGGGTTTTTGAGATAAAGGATTTTGAGCGACCCGCTGATGGCGCTCCCGTGCGTTCCGTTGTTTCCGAGAACGGAGCCTCCGTGTCCATTGTCTGGCATGTTAAGCCCGGGCAGGAAGTTGCGGCGCACGTGCATCCGGCCGGCCAGGATGTCTGGACGGTCATAGAGGGAGAGGCCGAGTACTATCTTGGCAGCGGCGAGACAGTAGCCATAAGAAAAGGCCAGGTAGCGGTTGCAAGGCCCGGCGAGGTGCACGGCGCGTTTAACAGAGGCAATACGCCGTTCGTCTTCGTGTCGGTGGTATCTCCGTCAGCGGCCGGGTATGTTGCGGCAGAAAAATAG
- the surE gene encoding 5'/3'-nucleotidase SurE, producing MKKIVKKSPKKKPVILVSNDDGIRSEGIQMLAKSLAKVGEVYVVAPDRERSAASHSLTLHRPLRVDKVAERQYAVDGTPTDCVTLAINGVLRSLKKSPDLVVSGINKGWNLGEDISYSGTVSAAMEGTLMGVPSIAMSLATRKNFDFRFAASLGAKLAKEILEHGLPEDTLLNVNVPVVKRIKGVRITRQGKRVFGDTVIEKTDPRGRKYYWIGGDMLHWEGGDDCDFAAIKKGYVSITPIHLDMTNYAAVSELQYWKV from the coding sequence ATGAAAAAAATCGTGAAAAAATCCCCGAAAAAGAAGCCCGTCATACTCGTCTCGAACGACGACGGCATAAGGAGCGAGGGCATACAGATGCTCGCAAAAAGCCTTGCCAAGGTCGGCGAGGTTTATGTCGTAGCGCCAGATAGAGAGCGAAGCGCTGCGAGCCATTCCCTTACGCTTCACAGGCCGCTTCGTGTGGATAAAGTCGCTGAACGTCAGTACGCGGTCGACGGCACTCCGACCGACTGCGTTACACTTGCCATAAACGGGGTGCTTCGCTCTCTTAAGAAATCCCCTGACCTGGTCGTCTCCGGCATAAATAAGGGCTGGAACCTCGGCGAGGATATATCGTATTCCGGCACTGTGTCGGCCGCGATGGAAGGCACTCTCATGGGCGTGCCTTCCATTGCCATGTCGCTTGCGACAAGGAAGAACTTCGATTTCCGTTTTGCAGCCTCGCTTGGCGCAAAGCTTGCCAAAGAGATACTCGAGCACGGGCTTCCCGAAGATACCCTTTTGAACGTGAACGTGCCGGTGGTAAAGAGGATAAAGGGAGTACGCATAACGCGGCAAGGTAAACGCGTCTTTGGCGACACGGTAATAGAGAAGACTGACCCGCGCGGACGTAAGTACTATTGGATAGGCGGCGACATGCTCCACTGGGAGGGCGGCGACGACTGCGATTTTGCGGCAATCAAAAAAGGGTATGTGTCCATCACGCCCATACACCTCGACATGACCAACTACGCAGCTGTGAGCGAACTTCAGTACTGGAAGGTGTAA
- a CDS encoding anthranilate synthase component I family protein — protein MAVEKTTISPVTAFEALRGLKRPFVLSGSHFAGSRHTVVGAAPFLTIDMNTSGAVIVPYQGRPKTERFEDPFDFLGSYFADIRHSPVPGAAFPFTPAAVGYFSYDLKDVAWKTAKTNAAPSDIPLASLSFYSAFYVYDHTEGSAHIASFDVPEGLNAAAIVRNTLKGAETSDPGASACRFQRATEGIESSSSMSKEEYIEAVNRAKAYITAGDVYQINIARFLSMPFSGDPYCFFRAMADNYPSRFPSYMDFSSFQIIANTPERFLSIRGHEISTEPIKGTRKRAADKEADKALIEELKHDPKENAEHVMIVDLSRSDIGRVSVTGSVSVDGFKRVETYPNLHHMVSTVSGKLLSGINAFGALKEIFPGGSVTGTPKRRATEIIDEIEGKKRGLYTGALGWIGLNGDMDLAMAIRTAVVKDNAVTLGIGSGIVADSNPEREFDETGIKAKDFLKAAASITLESK, from the coding sequence ATGGCTGTAGAAAAAACGACAATATCCCCGGTAACGGCCTTCGAGGCGCTGCGCGGGCTTAAGCGTCCGTTTGTGCTCTCGGGCTCGCATTTCGCCGGTTCGAGACATACGGTTGTAGGCGCGGCGCCATTTCTTACAATCGATATGAACACAAGCGGCGCTGTCATCGTGCCCTACCAGGGAAGGCCAAAGACCGAGCGTTTCGAAGACCCGTTCGATTTCCTCGGTTCGTACTTCGCCGACATCAGGCACAGCCCTGTCCCCGGCGCTGCATTTCCCTTTACTCCGGCCGCAGTCGGATATTTTTCGTACGATTTAAAGGACGTAGCGTGGAAAACAGCTAAAACCAACGCCGCGCCTTCGGACATACCGCTTGCCTCTCTCTCTTTTTATTCTGCCTTCTATGTCTACGACCATACGGAAGGTTCGGCCCACATAGCGTCCTTCGATGTGCCGGAAGGCCTTAACGCCGCAGCAATCGTTCGTAATACCCTAAAAGGCGCTGAGACAAGTGATCCCGGGGCCTCTGCGTGCCGCTTTCAGCGGGCAACCGAAGGCATAGAGTCCTCATCCTCGATGTCAAAGGAGGAATACATAGAAGCCGTAAACAGGGCCAAGGCCTACATCACGGCCGGCGACGTATACCAGATAAACATCGCGCGGTTTCTCTCCATGCCGTTTTCCGGCGACCCGTACTGTTTTTTTCGCGCAATGGCCGATAACTACCCCTCTCGCTTCCCGTCATACATGGACTTTTCTTCGTTCCAGATAATCGCGAACACGCCGGAGAGATTTCTCTCCATACGCGGCCACGAAATCTCAACCGAGCCCATAAAGGGCACGCGTAAACGCGCCGCAGATAAAGAAGCGGACAAGGCCCTTATAGAGGAACTAAAACACGACCCAAAGGAGAACGCCGAGCACGTGATGATAGTGGATCTGTCTAGAAGCGACATAGGCCGCGTTTCGGTAACAGGAAGCGTCAGCGTCGACGGGTTCAAAAGGGTCGAGACCTACCCAAACCTCCACCACATGGTCTCGACGGTTAGCGGCAAGCTTCTCTCAGGCATCAATGCCTTCGGCGCGCTAAAGGAGATATTCCCCGGCGGCTCCGTTACCGGCACCCCCAAGCGCAGGGCAACGGAAATAATAGACGAGATAGAAGGAAAAAAACGCGGCCTCTATACCGGGGCGCTCGGATGGATAGGGCTAAACGGAGACATGGATCTTGCGATGGCAATACGCACGGCAGTTGTAAAGGACAATGCCGTCACGCTTGGTATAGGAAGCGGCATAGTGGCCGACTCTAACCCTGAGCGCGAATTCGACGAAACAGGAATAAAGGCAAAGGACTTTCTAAAGGCCGCTGCCTCTATTACCCTGGAGAGCAAATGA
- a CDS encoding aminotransferase class IV produces MKEQAHINGRFADIGKAVIGVSDRGLAYGDGAFETILYKDGTVRLLKAHIQRLGASLKELGIRGCNLHTFESRIYQLIELNRLTRGCAKIKIIVERGGGGPSHLPPVKTKPVIIITATGLDYKKASALYSSGVSTVGYTGAIRALAHLKTLNYLPSVLAKAYAARHKAYDAIYITPKGRVLEASASNVFIVKDNTLITPMLQTRESGVSYAILPGVTRAHVLKVAMAAGFRVKEKTFTRKELLDADEVFLTNSITGILPVTRVDGKKVGKGLPGPVTAKLAAAYEASFTKRPPGRTSKK; encoded by the coding sequence ATGAAGGAACAGGCGCACATAAACGGCCGCTTCGCGGATATCGGCAAAGCGGTTATCGGCGTATCGGATAGAGGGCTTGCCTACGGCGATGGCGCCTTCGAAACCATTCTCTATAAGGACGGCACAGTGCGTCTATTGAAAGCGCACATTCAACGCCTCGGCGCTTCGCTAAAGGAACTTGGAATACGGGGCTGTAATTTGCACACGTTTGAAAGCCGGATATATCAATTGATAGAATTAAACAGGCTCACACGAGGCTGCGCAAAGATAAAAATAATCGTCGAGCGCGGAGGAGGCGGCCCCTCTCACCTGCCGCCGGTAAAAACAAAACCGGTCATCATAATAACCGCAACCGGGCTGGACTATAAAAAGGCCTCAGCGCTATATTCCTCAGGAGTAAGCACTGTCGGATATACGGGCGCTATCCGCGCCCTCGCCCATCTTAAGACGCTTAACTACCTTCCAAGCGTGCTCGCAAAGGCTTATGCCGCAAGGCACAAGGCGTACGACGCGATATATATTACGCCAAAAGGCCGCGTGCTCGAGGCAAGCGCGTCGAATGTTTTTATTGTAAAAGACAACACGCTCATCACCCCCATGCTTCAAACCCGTGAGTCCGGCGTTTCATACGCAATACTTCCCGGAGTGACACGGGCTCATGTGCTAAAGGTCGCCATGGCAGCAGGGTTTCGCGTAAAGGAAAAGACCTTTACGCGAAAAGAACTGCTCGATGCGGACGAGGTATTTCTTACAAATTCGATAACCGGCATACTGCCTGTCACGCGCGTAGACGGTAAAAAGGTCGGCAAAGGCCTTCCCGGCCCCGTGACCGCGAAACTCGCCGCAGCCTACGAGGCGTCGTTTACAAAACGACCACCGGGCCGGACAAGCAAAAAGTAG
- the argS gene encoding arginine--tRNA ligase — translation MRTDIAKIIEAALEEAVKAGELKETKPVHVEKPKREEHGDYSTNIAMLLAPTEKKSPRDVAAAIKKRIETSPLVSKCEIAGPGFVNVFLKKSYWHELLGEIIEKGNAFGKTDAGKGKKVLLEFVSANPTGPLHIGHGRGAAVGDALANIMKAAGFDVKKEYYINDRGRQIQTLGESVRAKAEGTPLPEDGYKGAYVDEIAAAYKTAGAKESYEDFACDEMLKRIKTDLESFGVSFDVWTSERRDIFETGLVKKGLDALEEKGFVYEQNGAKWFKSKQLGDDKDRVLEKSGGELTYFATDVAYHKKKVDDGFDSIIDVWGADHHGYEARVRASLKALGLDDSKLKIIFIQLVALLRNGEPVAMGKREGEFVTLKEVIDEVGMDATRYFFLMRRSDAHLDFDLELAKKQAPENPVFYVQYCHARIHSIITFAKESGLEAPKPPLSGELLGKLDTKDELDIIKHLAAFEETVAKSALDMEPHRITFYLQELASLFHPYYNKNRVVTEDKELSLARLALCRAIATVAKNGLTLLGVLAPEKM, via the coding sequence GTGAGAACTGACATAGCAAAGATAATCGAGGCAGCGCTCGAAGAGGCCGTAAAAGCCGGAGAGCTAAAGGAAACCAAGCCCGTACACGTCGAGAAGCCCAAAAGAGAGGAACACGGCGATTACTCAACTAACATCGCCATGCTTCTTGCCCCAACGGAAAAAAAATCCCCGCGTGACGTAGCAGCAGCGATTAAAAAAAGAATCGAGACCTCCCCTCTTGTCTCCAAATGCGAAATCGCCGGGCCCGGGTTTGTAAACGTATTTCTAAAGAAATCGTACTGGCACGAGCTCCTTGGCGAGATAATAGAGAAAGGCAATGCCTTTGGCAAGACCGACGCCGGCAAGGGTAAAAAAGTCCTTCTCGAGTTCGTAAGCGCCAACCCCACGGGCCCCCTTCACATAGGACACGGCAGGGGCGCGGCAGTTGGCGACGCGCTCGCAAACATAATGAAGGCAGCCGGGTTCGACGTCAAAAAAGAATACTACATAAACGACCGCGGCCGCCAGATACAAACACTTGGCGAAAGTGTCAGGGCAAAGGCCGAAGGCACCCCCTTGCCCGAAGACGGGTATAAGGGCGCGTATGTGGACGAAATCGCGGCAGCGTATAAGACAGCGGGAGCGAAAGAATCCTACGAAGACTTTGCCTGCGACGAGATGCTAAAACGCATCAAGACAGACCTCGAAAGCTTCGGCGTCTCCTTCGACGTATGGACAAGCGAGCGGCGAGACATCTTCGAGACCGGGCTTGTCAAAAAAGGCCTCGACGCGCTCGAGGAAAAAGGCTTTGTATACGAACAAAACGGCGCAAAGTGGTTCAAGTCCAAGCAGCTTGGCGACGATAAGGACAGAGTGCTAGAGAAGTCAGGCGGAGAATTGACGTACTTCGCAACCGACGTTGCTTACCATAAAAAGAAAGTTGACGACGGCTTTGATTCCATTATCGACGTCTGGGGCGCCGACCACCACGGCTACGAGGCGCGCGTACGGGCCTCTCTCAAGGCGCTTGGCTTAGACGATTCCAAACTAAAAATTATCTTCATTCAGCTCGTCGCGCTTTTAAGAAACGGCGAGCCCGTTGCCATGGGTAAGCGCGAGGGCGAGTTCGTCACTTTAAAAGAGGTCATTGATGAAGTTGGAATGGACGCAACGCGCTACTTCTTTCTCATGCGTAGAAGCGATGCGCACTTGGACTTCGACTTAGAACTCGCGAAAAAGCAGGCCCCTGAGAACCCGGTCTTCTATGTGCAGTACTGCCATGCGAGAATCCACAGCATAATTACATTTGCAAAGGAAAGCGGCCTCGAGGCGCCAAAGCCTCCACTGTCAGGAGAGCTGCTTGGTAAGCTCGATACAAAGGACGAACTCGACATTATAAAACATCTTGCGGCCTTCGAGGAAACTGTCGCCAAAAGCGCCCTCGACATGGAGCCGCACCGCATTACGTTCTATCTGCAGGAGCTTGCTTCCCTATTCCATCCCTACTATAACAAGAACCGTGTTGTAACCGAGGATAAGGAACTAAGCCTTGCCCGTCTCGCGCTTTGCCGCGCAATCGCAACGGTAGCGAAGAACGGTCTTACGCTCCTTGGCGTCTTAGCCCCGGAAAAGATGTAA
- a CDS encoding LysM peptidoglycan-binding domain-containing M23 family metallopeptidase, whose protein sequence is MTTSKRTATLLAAVVLAAAVLTSCTPHRLRTGVYHTVGRGETLWRISYTYGVDMQDVAEYNNIKDVREIKTGQRLYIPGVKGLKKVEPLAPPPEPKVQPKIVVEKGRFIWPVKGKLLSGYGMRGESMHEGIDIGGERNTPIVASAAGKVVYSSDGMRGYGNVVIIEHKGGFFTVYSHNEKNLVDSGDQVKQGQKVALIGDSGRASAVHVHFEIRAGKKTRNPLFFLP, encoded by the coding sequence ATGACCACATCCAAGCGCACGGCGACATTATTGGCAGCAGTTGTCCTGGCCGCGGCAGTTCTTACCTCCTGCACGCCGCACAGGTTGCGTACCGGCGTGTACCATACCGTCGGGCGCGGCGAAACGCTATGGCGTATTTCCTACACCTACGGCGTTGACATGCAGGACGTGGCCGAATATAACAATATAAAGGACGTGCGTGAGATAAAGACCGGCCAGAGGCTCTATATACCGGGGGTAAAGGGTCTTAAAAAGGTCGAGCCTCTTGCTCCGCCTCCGGAGCCAAAGGTTCAGCCTAAAATCGTCGTTGAAAAAGGGCGCTTTATCTGGCCTGTCAAAGGCAAGCTCCTCTCTGGTTACGGCATGAGGGGCGAGTCCATGCACGAGGGCATAGATATCGGGGGCGAGAGGAATACGCCTATAGTCGCCTCGGCAGCGGGCAAGGTCGTATATTCGAGCGACGGCATGCGCGGGTACGGCAACGTCGTAATCATAGAGCATAAGGGCGGTTTTTTTACCGTGTACTCGCATAACGAAAAGAACCTTGTGGACTCTGGCGACCAGGTAAAGCAGGGGCAGAAGGTCGCTCTCATTGGCGATAGCGGGCGCGCAAGCGCCGTGCACGTGCACTTCGAGATACGCGCGGGCAAAAAGACAAGAAATCCCCTTTTCTTTTTGCCGTGA
- a CDS encoding septum formation initiator family protein: MTNTAKFDTYYSVKLPFAKKQAYAVFAALIGCVLGYAALGDNGLLDLLKFRKERDKIQAQKESLEKENAALSVEIELLKKDKRYIALTAREQLGMIGKTEVLYKRPEERK, encoded by the coding sequence TTGACAAATACAGCCAAGTTTGATACCTATTACAGTGTGAAGCTTCCGTTTGCCAAAAAACAAGCCTATGCTGTTTTTGCCGCCCTCATAGGGTGCGTCCTTGGCTACGCCGCCCTTGGCGACAACGGGCTCTTAGATCTTCTCAAGTTCAGAAAAGAAAGAGACAAGATACAGGCGCAAAAGGAATCTCTCGAAAAAGAGAACGCCGCGCTCTCCGTGGAGATAGAACTCCTGAAAAAAGACAAACGCTACATTGCGCTCACTGCCAGAGAACAACTCGGCATGATAGGGAAAACCGAGGTGCTCTACAAGCGTCCAGAGGAAAGGAAGTAG
- a CDS encoding protein-L-isoaspartate(D-aspartate) O-methyltransferase, with protein MEKDLYQRARRTMVEEQIIKRGVKQKEVLDAMQKVPRHFFVDEALVSQAYSDFPLPIGEGQTISQPFMVAMMTEALMLKGNEKVLEIGTGSGYQSAVLSLVAGRVFSIERISTLATRARKTLDRLGYSKVIVKVDDGTVGWPEEAPFDAIIVTAGSPQIPSDYYGQLSEGGRLIIPVGDEFVQELMRVTKKGSGFVTEKLGGCRFVKLIGKNGWHLKEGA; from the coding sequence ATGGAAAAAGACCTGTATCAAAGAGCGCGGCGCACGATGGTCGAGGAACAGATCATCAAGCGCGGCGTGAAGCAAAAAGAGGTGCTGGACGCCATGCAGAAGGTCCCGCGCCATTTTTTCGTGGACGAAGCGCTTGTATCCCAGGCGTACTCGGACTTTCCGCTTCCCATAGGAGAGGGGCAGACCATATCGCAGCCCTTCATGGTTGCCATGATGACCGAGGCCCTGATGCTAAAGGGCAATGAAAAGGTGCTGGAAATCGGCACTGGCTCGGGGTATCAGAGCGCGGTTCTATCGCTGGTTGCAGGCAGGGTGTTTTCCATCGAACGTATATCAACGCTTGCCACAAGGGCAAGAAAGACGCTCGATAGGCTCGGGTACTCGAAGGTCATAGTTAAGGTAGATGACGGGACAGTTGGGTGGCCCGAGGAAGCGCCATTTGACGCGATAATAGTTACGGCAGGCTCGCCGCAGATTCCGTCTGATTATTACGGCCAGCTTTCGGAGGGCGGGCGGCTTATAATTCCGGTAGGGGATGAGTTCGTGCAGGAGCTTATGCGCGTTACGAAGAAGGGCAGCGGCTTCGTGACAGAGAAGCTTGGCGGCTGCCGCTTTGTCAAACTTATAGGTAAGAACGGCTGGCATCTAAAGGAGGGCGCATGA
- a CDS encoding RNA polymerase sigma factor RpoD/SigA has product MAEFFQEAHGACSEGAQPEKHTASDSIKIYFESIRKHPLLTADEEKKLARKVKRGDKEARCSMIVSNLRLVVNIAKRYMNRGMQLQDLIEEGNIGLIRAVERFSASKGCRFSTYATYWIRQSVERSIINHAPVVRLPIHLTNDIARLHKIRAEFVRDKDREPSLVELSKRMGTSEKYVDKISKVNKRESSMDAVLGTETDETLFDRIEDTTFAHPLDMLSDIARAAHIKEYIRRLEKNEQDIIKLRFGLGKAAETLDTIGKKYGVTRERIRQIEARALKKLRGFFEEQKIHSMEHI; this is encoded by the coding sequence ATGGCAGAATTTTTTCAAGAAGCACACGGCGCTTGCAGCGAAGGCGCGCAGCCTGAAAAACACACAGCCAGTGATTCAATCAAGATATACTTCGAGAGCATAAGAAAACATCCTCTTCTTACGGCAGACGAGGAGAAAAAACTCGCGAGAAAGGTAAAGCGCGGCGACAAGGAGGCCAGGTGCTCGATGATTGTGTCGAACCTGAGGCTTGTCGTGAACATCGCCAAGCGCTACATGAACCGGGGCATGCAGCTCCAGGACCTTATCGAGGAGGGCAACATCGGGCTCATCAGGGCGGTGGAGCGCTTTAGCGCTTCGAAGGGCTGCCGCTTCTCCACCTACGCCACCTACTGGATACGCCAGTCGGTCGAGAGATCCATCATCAACCATGCGCCGGTGGTAAGGCTCCCGATACACCTCACTAACGACATAGCGCGCTTACACAAGATACGCGCCGAGTTCGTGAGGGATAAGGACAGAGAGCCGTCTCTCGTGGAGCTCTCCAAGCGCATGGGCACTAGCGAAAAGTATGTGGATAAGATATCCAAGGTCAATAAGAGGGAAAGTTCCATGGACGCTGTCCTTGGAACGGAGACCGATGAAACGCTATTCGATAGAATTGAGGATACGACCTTCGCCCATCCACTGGATATGCTAAGCGATATAGCCAGGGCGGCCCACATAAAAGAATACATCAGAAGACTTGAAAAGAACGAGCAAGATATTATAAAATTACGTTTCGGGCTCGGCAAGGCCGCGGAGACGTTAGACACTATCGGCAAGAAGTACGGCGTTACGCGGGAGAGGATAAGGCAGATAGAAGCGAGGGCGCTTAAGAAACTAAGAGGTTTTTTCGAGGAACAAAAAATACACTCAATGGAGCATATCTGA
- a CDS encoding alcohol dehydrogenase catalytic domain-containing protein produces MQALYLDKNGLSLKTNLKRPAPRRGSSLVRVTLAGVCATDLELKKGYMGFNGIPGHEFVGAVEGPTSSPFLGKRVVGDINISCGKCGYCNTGFKNHCPNRSVLGILGRNGAFAEYLTLPNENLHIVPSNVTDEEAVFTEPLAAAFEITKQVKLSNNDSVAVLGDGKLGLLTALALNLTDARLTAIGKHPEKLKILNDAGIRTLTFGKRPITEKFDITVDCTGSKSGINAALSMTKPAGKVILKTTVAGERTVDLNKLVIDEITVIGSRCGPFDVALDALKKKRINVAPLIDSIYPLENGIAALKRAERKGVLKVLIRP; encoded by the coding sequence ATGCAGGCCCTGTACCTCGATAAAAACGGTCTATCGCTGAAAACAAACCTGAAACGCCCTGCTCCAAGGCGCGGCTCCTCTCTTGTGCGCGTCACGCTTGCTGGAGTTTGCGCAACGGACCTGGAGCTGAAAAAAGGCTATATGGGCTTTAATGGCATACCGGGCCATGAATTCGTCGGCGCGGTAGAAGGCCCTACCTCGTCGCCGTTTCTCGGTAAACGCGTTGTCGGAGATATCAACATCTCCTGCGGCAAGTGCGGCTATTGTAACACTGGATTTAAAAACCACTGCCCGAATAGAAGCGTACTTGGCATACTCGGGAGAAACGGCGCGTTCGCCGAGTATCTGACGCTCCCTAACGAAAACCTCCACATCGTGCCATCTAACGTGACCGATGAAGAAGCGGTCTTCACCGAGCCGCTCGCAGCGGCATTCGAGATAACCAAGCAAGTAAAACTTTCAAATAACGACTCTGTGGCAGTGCTTGGCGACGGCAAGCTCGGGCTTCTTACGGCCCTTGCCTTGAACCTGACAGACGCCAGGCTTACGGCAATAGGAAAACATCCTGAAAAACTCAAGATACTAAATGACGCAGGCATACGGACGCTTACTTTCGGCAAAAGGCCAATTACGGAGAAGTTCGACATCACAGTAGACTGCACTGGCTCCAAAAGCGGCATTAACGCAGCGCTCTCTATGACAAAACCGGCCGGCAAGGTTATTCTTAAAACAACAGTTGCCGGAGAACGCACTGTTGACTTAAATAAGCTCGTCATCGACGAAATCACCGTAATCGGCTCGCGCTGCGGCCCGTTCGATGTGGCCCTCGATGCGTTAAAAAAAAAGCGCATTAACGTAGCGCCGCTCATAGACTCCATATACCCGCTCGAAAACGGCATCGCAGCGCTAAAACGCGCGGAAAGGAAAGGCGTTCTCAAGGTCCTTATACGGCCATGA
- a CDS encoding acyltransferase — protein MGNIIKAAGIQVTPSRTKEETVERSLELIKLAKKEGAVIACLPQMFSTRWFPSKINEADFALAEDENGPTLKALKALALSERITIIAPIFEQDGARRFSTAFTIGPDGDIIGKYRKVHVPALPLWEEKTYFMPGDLGFPVFNTPAGTVGVLLCWDIFFPEAFRVLALKGAEIIFVPTASAFKHSIPKWERAAMAAAHANGCFVFRVNRVGAEAEQSFYGSSFCAGPDGEFIVKPAGSSEGVVIANIDTSIIGAIRNEWVFLKDRRPECYSMISEKKK, from the coding sequence ATGGGTAATATAATAAAAGCCGCAGGCATACAGGTAACGCCTTCAAGGACAAAGGAAGAAACGGTAGAGCGTTCCCTGGAGCTTATAAAGCTCGCAAAGAAGGAAGGCGCGGTCATAGCCTGCCTGCCGCAGATGTTCTCCACCAGATGGTTCCCCTCGAAAATAAACGAAGCGGACTTCGCTCTTGCCGAGGACGAAAACGGCCCGACGCTAAAGGCCCTCAAGGCCCTGGCGCTTAGCGAGCGAATAACCATAATCGCGCCGATATTCGAACAGGACGGAGCAAGGCGCTTTAGCACGGCATTCACAATCGGCCCGGACGGCGATATAATCGGCAAGTACAGAAAAGTCCATGTGCCTGCGCTGCCGCTCTGGGAGGAAAAAACTTATTTCATGCCGGGAGACCTGGGGTTCCCGGTATTTAACACTCCGGCTGGCACAGTAGGCGTGCTCCTTTGCTGGGACATATTCTTTCCTGAGGCGTTCAGGGTGCTGGCGCTAAAAGGCGCGGAAATCATATTCGTCCCAACGGCCTCGGCCTTCAAACACTCTATACCAAAGTGGGAGCGCGCCGCGATGGCCGCAGCTCACGCAAACGGCTGCTTTGTATTCAGGGTCAACAGAGTAGGCGCTGAGGCAGAGCAAAGCTTCTACGGCTCGAGCTTTTGCGCAGGCCCGGACGGCGAGTTCATCGTCAAACCGGCTGGCTCTTCCGAAGGTGTAGTGATTGCGAACATAGACACATCTATAATCGGCGCGATAAGGAACGAATGGGTATTTCTAAAAGACCGCCGCCCCGAGTGCTATTCCATGATATCAGAGAAAAAGAAGTGA
- a CDS encoding DedA family protein, translating to MKLVRRLYDWVLSWAHTRYATLALFILAFIESSFFPIPPDILLIALAVSIPAKSFRYALVCSIGSVLGGIFGYLIGMFLMEAVGNSIVAAYGLTSQFEYVRDVYVRYDAWAVAIAGFTPIPYKLFTISAGAFGINFPVFVLMSVVSRAARFFIVAALIYKFGAPVKTFIEKYFNILTIAFTVLLIGGFVLVKYVFG from the coding sequence ATGAAGCTTGTAAGGCGGCTGTACGACTGGGTGCTTTCGTGGGCGCATACGCGCTACGCTACCCTTGCGCTTTTCATTCTTGCATTCATCGAGTCGAGTTTTTTTCCAATTCCGCCTGACATTCTTCTCATAGCCCTTGCCGTGTCCATACCTGCCAAGTCCTTCAGGTACGCGCTCGTGTGCTCGATTGGCTCGGTGCTTGGCGGCATATTCGGATATCTAATCGGCATGTTCCTGATGGAGGCAGTTGGCAACAGCATCGTTGCTGCATACGGGCTTACCTCGCAGTTCGAGTATGTGAGGGATGTGTATGTCCGCTACGACGCATGGGCCGTTGCCATAGCCGGGTTCACCCCTATACCGTACAAGCTCTTTACCATAAGCGCCGGGGCCTTTGGCATCAATTTCCCGGTCTTTGTGCTTATGTCGGTGGTTAGCCGCGCAGCAAGGTTTTTTATCGTCGCCGCGCTCATCTATAAGTTCGGCGCTCCGGTAAAGACATTCATAGAGAAATATTTTAATATACTTACCATAGCGTTTACCGTGCTTCTCATCGGCGGGTTTGTCTTAGTCAAGTACGTTTTCGGATAG
- a CDS encoding adenine phosphoribosyltransferase codes for MVDTLKAAIRDVPDFPKKGILFKDITTLCKDPLSFQRMVDLIAHRYLGKKIDLVVGIEARGFVVGAALAYKLGAGVVLVRKPGKLPSKTHKASYALEYGTDSLEIHQDAIEKGQNVIIADDLLATGGTAKAVVDLVEKLGGKVHECTFIVELNELNGRSKLAPHNVFSLIQY; via the coding sequence ATGGTAGACACCCTGAAGGCAGCCATCAGAGACGTACCGGATTTCCCGAAGAAAGGAATACTGTTTAAGGACATAACCACACTTTGCAAGGACCCGCTCTCGTTCCAGAGGATGGTGGATTTGATAGCGCACCGCTACCTCGGAAAGAAGATAGACCTTGTGGTGGGAATAGAGGCAAGGGGGTTTGTCGTGGGCGCGGCCCTTGCCTATAAGCTTGGCGCCGGAGTGGTACTTGTAAGAAAGCCAGGCAAGCTGCCATCCAAGACCCACAAGGCGTCATACGCGCTCGAGTACGGCACGGATTCTCTTGAAATTCACCAGGATGCCATCGAGAAGGGGCAAAACGTTATTATCGCCGACGACCTTCTCGCAACCGGAGGCACTGCAAAGGCGGTGGTGGATCTGGTAGAGAAGCTTGGCGGAAAGGTTCACGAGTGCACGTTCATCGTGGAGCTAAACGAACTTAACGGAAGAAGCAAGCTCGCTCCGCATAACGTGTTCTCGCTGATACAGTATTAA